One Pseudoalteromonas ulvae UL12 genomic window, TACCTCAAACATTGAAAAGAGTCTTATTAGGCCATTATTCTATACTCATCTCTTTCTTGAGCCTCAGAAGGAATGTTATTTCTATACCACATTATATTTCCCTAGGCTTTTTCTTAGCTATGTATCACTTATATGGGTCTTACTAAAAGATAAGTGAGCCGCTTGGCCATTCAGCTCTATGGTTGAACTGTAGCTAAATGGTGTTTATTGGGGCGAATATTAATATGGGTAATTTATAAGTTGTGTTGGTAATACTGTTATGTGGTTGATTGGTAGCTCAGTTAATTTGCTAGAAGTATCTAGGGCTAAAGTGGAGTAAAACCTGACCTAGAATCAGGTTTTTAATATGAACGGTGTTGCTCAGTCAGTATTCAGTAAGTAATTCACTTCGATTTTTTTGTGGCTACTTTTTGAATGATTAAGCCTGTTACTATTAAGCCAAGCCCAATAGGTGTTGTTGGGTGGATCTGTTCGCCTAAAAATAGATAAATGAATATCAATGACAAAAAAGGTGAAATGAAGATTAAATTGCTTATTTTTGCCGTGTTTTCTGCTTTTTTCATCGCAATTAGCCACAAAACGAATGTAATGCCCATTTCAAATAAACCGACATACATAGCGGCGAATAACCCTGTTGTACTGGGAAGAAGCCAAGCTGATTGCCAGCTCATCACGATTGCTATCAGAGGTAAACCAATCGTAAAACAAATGAACAGACTAATGATGGGTTTATCGGTATTTTTTGTATTAAAAATCCAATAGAGCGCCCACAGTAATGTACTTAAAAGTGCTAGCGAAACACCTAAAGGGCTCTCAAAATTAAGTTCTGTTACTTGTCCTTTTGTACTGATGATGAGCACGCCGAAGTAAGCAAAGCAAAGTGAGGCTATGTCAGCTTTTTTGAGTTGTTGGCCCAATAGAGGCACAGCTAAAATACTTAGAGTAATCGCCCAAGTGTAGTTAAGGGCCTGTGCTTGCTGTGCGGGGAGTAACTCATAGGCTTTAAATAAAATTAAATAATACAAAAACGGATTAATGCTCCCAAGTTTCAGATATCGCCATGGATGAGCTAAAAATGCGGGGAGAACTAACATATACTGTTTATCTTTGAATAAACAACAGGCAAGAAAAAACCAGCTGAAAACGGATGCAAAAAAAAGTAATTGTAATGAACTCAGTTCATTCAGTGCAAGCTTGAAAGCAGTAGCGACTGTAGACCAAAGCAGTACAGCCGCGAGGCCATAATACACAGCGTGGCGTTGATTTTTAACCATATTTGTTCGATTAAATAATACCCATAGTAGAAAGGGCGCTAAAAATAGCATATTTAGTCTGTAAAGACAGTAAACAATATACAATTTTATTCAATCTCATTATCCAACTAGCTAAAAGGGTAATTTTTGATTGGCTCTAAGGCTTATTTTATTTTGATGCTGGTGAATCTTCACTGGCGCAGTGAGTATGATTATCGTAGACTCTGCCCTATGAGTATTATTCAATATGTAATTCTTTTTATTGTTGCATTAAATATCGGCTTTGCTTCTCCTGCAAATGCTGAGAATCAACCATGCTCGATGAATCATGACGTGATGATGCAAGAGCAGGTAAAAGAAACATCAACTAGCCATGATTGCTGTGATGAGCAGCTAAACTCTATACTCAGTCATGATTGCGATGGTGAATGCGCGCAGTGTCAAACACATTGCCATCTCACAGTTGTTATTTTACCGCTTACATTAAATTTGTCGGCTTCAATTAATCTGCAAGATATATATTTATATCATCTCCCCTATTATCCTAACCCTACTCAAAGCTGGTTAATCCCTCCTATCGCTTAATACATATCTTACTGTTAGCCATCTATTGAGATGGATGTATTTTATTTATTGAGCGCGAAACAATGAAGCTATATATACTGATCCTATTTGTTATATTCCCAAGTTTACTTTGGGCTAATCCACAGCATTCTGAAATTGAACGAGTTAAACCTGAACTTGTATTGAATTCAGTGAAACAAAACCACTATGTTTGCCCTATGCATAGCCATATCGTAAAAACACATCCAGGAAAATGCCCAATCTGTGGGATGGACTTGGTGCTCATTGAAGACAATGCAGATACACAAGATGATCAAGTCACAGTCAGCGTATCAGGTCAGATGCAACAAAGCATGGCATTAACGAGCGCAAAAGTGATGAGAAGCACACTGTGGCGCTATATCGAAACCTTTGGTGAAATTAATTATGACGAAAACGGCATTTATCATATTCACCCTCGTGCATCGGGTTGGATTGAAAACCTCCAAGTTAAAACGTTAGGAGAAGAAGTAAAAAAAGGTCAATTGTTATATGAAATTTACTCACCTGACCTTGTTGTGGCGCAAGATGATTATATTTCTATGTTCCAAAATCACCAGCAAGTTGCTGATCAATTGAAGCAGCGAGGGCGTACCCGTCTTAAGTTACTCGGTATGACAGATAAACTTATCGACCAACTAGAAACTCGCAAACAGTCTTTTTTCCAGGTGCCGTATTATGCGCCTTACGATGCAATCGTCACTGAGCTGAGTATTGGTGAGGGGATGTTTGTAAAACCAGAAAGTCGCATTATGACTTTATCTAATTTAGAGAGAGTCTGGGTGCTAGCTGATGTATTTGAACACCAGATGGATTGGGTTCGAACAGGTAAATGGGCAGAGTTTGATTTGCCTGCGATTGGTGTTTATGGAGCCGAAGGGCAAGTAGAGTATATCTACCCAGCACTTGATGAGAAGACTCGCACGTTAAAAGTCCGTTTGGCGCTGGATAATTCAAATCATCAGTTTAAGCCAGCCATGATTGCTAATGTACGTATTTATGGTGGGCCAAAAGAAGAGGTGCTTAACATTCCTGTTGAAGCGTTAATCAGAACAGAAAAGCAAAATAGGGTAATAGTTAAAGTATCTGACACCAGTTTTCGTGCTGTTGAAGTGGCGATTGGTATGATCACTCAAGGTCGTGCCGAAGTCATATCCGGTCTCAATGAAGGCGAAATAGTGGTGACTTCTGGTCAATTCTTGATTGATTCTGAGGCCAATATTCGCTCAGCTATTTTGAAGATGACAACTCCCGTTAATACAGCTCATCAGCATTAAGGACAGCCAATGATTCAGTTTATTATTAGCTTAAGCTTAAAACATAAAATGCTGGTGATTCTTTTTGCTTTGCTTAGTGTGGTATTAGGGATCAAAGCAATCAAAGACACACCCCTTGATGCTGTTCCTGATTTATCTGATGTTCAAGTTATCGTCAAAACCAGTTTTCCCGGTCAAGCGGCACAAATTGTAGAGCAGCAAGTAACTTTCCCGTTAGCGAGCAGTTTAATGGCGGTACCAAAAGCGAAAACTGTGCGGGGCTTTTCTTTTTTCGGTGATTCTTATGTGTATATCATTTTTGAAGATGATACTGATTTATATTGGGCGCGTTCGCGTGTACTTGAATACTTAAATCAGGTCTCTGCAAAATTACCTCAAGGAGCAAAGCCTGCTTTGGGGCCTGATGCTTCTGGTGTGGGATGGATTTATCAATATGCCCTTAAAGATAGCAGTGGTCAGCATCACTTAGCAGATTTAAAGGCACTGCAAGACTGGTTCATTAAGTTTGAGCTGCAATCCGTCGCGGGGGTCAGTGAAGTTGCGACAGTTGGAGGGATGGAAAACACTTATCAAATTGTGATTGAGCCATTAAGGTTAATGCAATATGGTTTGACTTTGAGCCAGGTGAAATTGGCGGTTGAGCAAGCCAATCTTGAAGTTGGTGGTTCGGTACTCGAAATGGCAGAAGCAGAGTACATGGTTCGTAGTCGGGGTTATCTAAATTCGATTAAAGACTTTAACCGCATTCCATTAGGCATCATGAGTGAGCAAGGCACACCTTTGCTGTTAGAGCATGTGGCCACTATTCGAATGGGGCCACAAATGCGTCGCGGTATTGCTGAACTCAATGGTGAAGGTGAAGTGGTTGGTGGAATTGTAGTGATGCGCCATGGTGAAAATGCACTAAAAACCATCGCTGCTATTAAAACTAAGCTTGCCGCCCTGCAAGCCAGTTTACCTAAAGGAGTCGAACTGGTAACCGTTTATGATCGCAGTTTATTGATTGAACGATCGGTTGAGACATTAAAAACTAAGTTAATAGAAGAAATCATCGTTGTTGTACTAGTGTGCTTTATTTTCTTACTACACGTTCGTTCTACTCTGGTGGCTGCAATTTGTTTGCCTATTGCGGTGTTATTAGGCTTTCTGGCGATGCGCGCGATGGGAATTAATGCCAATATCATGAGTTTAGGTGGGATTGCGATAGCGATTGGTGCTTTGGTTGATGCGGCGATTGTGATGGTTGAGAACTTACATAAACATTTAGATGAGTATCAACAAAAACATGCTAAGCCAGCAAGTGGATCTGAGCATTGGTTACTTGTTAGAGATGCCTCATTAGAAGTAGGCCCAGCCTTATTTTTATCGTTGTTATTAATTACTTTGAGCTTCATACCTGTTTTTTCACTTGAAGCGCAAGAAGGCAAGTTATTTGCACCATTAGCCTACACAAAAACCTTTGTTATGGCGGCTGCCGCTTTACTATCTATTACTTTAGTGCCTGTTTTAATGGGGTTTTTAGTTAAAGGAAAAGTACCTAAAGAAACCAGTAACCCCATAAACCGTGGACTTATATACATTTATAAACCTTTATTAAGAGGGTGTTTAAAAGCGCCTTGGTTGGTCGTTGCTTTTTCTGTTCTAGTTGCGGCATCGAGTTATTATCCCATTTCTAAAATGGGTTCTGAGTTTATGCCAGAACTTGAAGAAGGGGACTTGTTATATATGCCCACTACTTTGCCGGGGGTCTCCATTGCTGAGGCTGGAGAAATTTTGCAGCAAACGGATCGATTAATAAAAACACAACCTGAAGTTGCCAGTGTTTTTGGTAAAGTCGGCAGGGCAGAAACCGCGACTGATCCTGCTCCGTTGACTATGTTGGAAACCACTATTGCGCTAAAACCAAAATCGCAGTGGCGCGAAGGGATGACTCTAGAAAAAATTATTGCAGAGCTTGAGAGTAAAATAACGTTTCCAGGGTTAACAAACGCTTGGGTTCAGCCAATTAAAACGCGCATTGATATGTTATCAACCGGTGTGAAAACCCCGATAGGCATTAAAATATCAGGGCAAGATATTGCTCAAATCGAAGCAATAGGGCAAGAGATTGAAGGGATCTTAGCGCCATTATCAGGGACTCGATCTGTGTATTCTGAACGAGCGCAATCTGGGCGGTATATTGATATTACGCCAAGAAGGCTTGATGCAGCAAAATACGGTTTAAGCATTAGTGATATTCAACAAGTGATTAAATATGCATTAGGTGGCGCAAATATCGGTGAAGTGATTCAGGGCACTGAACGCTACCCAATTAATTTACGTTATCCTAGGCGTTATCGCGACCAGTTAGAAAGTCTTGCTACATTACCATTCGTCACACCTTCAGGGGCTTGGGTGACACTCGATCAGATAGCTGATATTGAGATTAAAGAGGGCCCAGCAATGATTAAAAGCGAAAATGGCCGCCCAATTGCGTGGACGTTTATCGACTTAGATCCTGATGTGGTAATTGGTGAATATATTGAACAAGCACAAGCACTGCTTGAACAGCAGCTGGTGTTACCAGCAAAATATACGATTAGTTTTGCTGGACAATTTGAGTATATGCAACGGGTTGAAGCGAAATTGCAATATGTGATCCCAATCACCTTGCTGATCATTTTTGTGATTTTGCATTTAGCTTTTTCTTCTGTTGCACAGGCTATGTTAGTCATGCTCACGTTGCCAGTGGCGCTCGCGGGCTCAGTGTGGTTTGTTTTTTACTTGGATTATCAATTCTCAGTCGCCTTAGCTGTGGGAATGATTGCCCTTGCTGGAGTTGCTGCAGAATTTGGTGTGGTGATGCTGATATATCTTAATCAGGCTATTAAGCAACACTCAGCAGACATAGTGGCTGCAATAGAGGTTGGTGCAGTGCAAAGGGTGCGGCCAAAAGCAATGACAGTGATCACAATAGTGGTTGGCTTATTGCCGATTATGCTTGGAGCTGGGACAGGAAATGAAGTGATGCAAAAAATAGCCGCGCCGATGATAGGTGGGATGATTGTCAGCCCGCTGATCTCTATGCTGCTGATTCCAAGTGTGTTTTATTTACTTTATCGAGGCCGAGTCATTAAATGATCGCATGACAGCCAGCTCTTTTTTGAGCTGGCTGTCAATGAGTTGATTACTCTAGGCCAACAGCAAATGTCAGGAAAATAGAACTCCCTAACTCGTCCACATCTTTGTTGTCAGTGAATTTAATACTATGCTCTGCGTGGAGCAAATACCGGCCTGCTTGAGTCGGAGTGAAATGAACCATGCCTTGTGCATCAGACTTTAATGATACTTTATTAGGTTGATTACGATACATAGTGCCATCAGCAACAATTTCAACCTCTAAATTCTCGACCGGTTGACCATCGTAAGTAAACTTTAACACTGCTTGTTCATTTTGCACGATATCAGCAGGGTGAGTAATCGGGGTTAGCTCTAAATACTGGCCCGATGGTGCTAATGTCTCGCGCGTTGCGCTGTTGAGTGTGACATATGTTTCGACTCGAGAAACAAACTGTTTGGTGTAAAAATCATGAGCGCCGGCGGGTGCATCGGCTTTTGTGGTCGCTTTGTCTGCCCGCTTGCGTTTCACGCCTTCTTCACCTTTGACTTTATAACGGGTAAAGCTCCCTGCTTTCACCGGGTATTCAAATTTGTAGGTGCCATCATCAGTCAGTTGGTAGTCAAAAACTGATTTACGCTTACCTTGGTAAATTGAAGCGGGTTTGTCTGTTTTGCCGTTTGGTGTTTGAATAATAACGGCATCAGCTGAGAAGGGTTTATCGTATTCAAAAACTTGATTACTTGCACTGGTATCAGAAGTTACCCAAACAGAGCCTTTATCAGATGAAACGTTAAAATGACTCGGTAAAATCCAACGGTCATGAGCATTAGCTTGGCTGCTCAGTAAAACGAATAGGGCTAAACTTAATGATTTTTTCATGGTGATCCTTATTGATAGGTCAGTGTGATAGTGCCAGTTTCTGCAGTTGGTGCGATCTGAGCATTAAAAGATTCATTGAGTACAAATGGGTGTTTAACTAAGTTACGTCCGCCGTGTTCTCTGACGACTTCAACTAATAAAGTATATTTGCCCGGTTCAAGTGGGGTATTGTTTTGTGATAATCCATTCCATGACAATTGATACTGACCCGCAGGGCGCGTGGCCGAGGTCATTGCATCCACTAATGCCTTGTCATCACGGCCTGCTTTTCGCCACCATCTACGAATATCTTTTAGCCATTTGAAGCCTTTGTCTTCACGCCACAATGCGATGGTGGTTTGATGCTTGGATTGACTGTCTTCTATCCAGACAGCTACATATGGACGATGATATTGACCTTGTGTTATTTCTGGTAGTGTCAGGTCGATGTTCATCTGCATTGCGCTATTGGCGTGAAAGCTGATGCTAAAACACCAAAAAATTATGAGTGGGAGTGTGATTTTCATGTTGATTTCCTAAGGGGTAAAAATAAAGAAGATTGCAACGCAACTGCAAGTCGCGACGCTCATATAGAAAAGAGATTTTTTCATTCTTCGCTGTTGTGGGATCAGCAGTAACGCACCAGTAATAGAAAATAACAGCATTAAAATTGCTGAAATATCTAAAACCCAAGACCACACCAATCCACTGTTACGCCCTTTATGTAGATCGTTAAGGATCGCCACAAAACCATATTCAATGGACTCAAAATAACTTTCACCTTCCACTAAATCGATAAGCAAAGATTTATATGTCCCGGGGCCTTTCTGTACGATTGATATTTCTTCTTCTGAAATGTCAGCATTGCTAAAGTCCATCGCAAATTGACTGGCAACATAATGAGGCAAAGCTTGTGCTCGCTCAGTGGTTGATAAGGCGGTTAAATATGAAGGTAGAGAGACTTGCGCAGTATGACTGACCCCATCACCGTCAAACCACTGGGGGTGATTGAGCGTGATCCCTGTGATGGCAAAAAAGATCATCATCATTAACAATGCCATTGAGACATAAACATGGATAGCACGTAAAAGCGTCAGTGTTTTTTTACTGAACTTAAATTTATTTTTTGACATCGAGGGTTAGCTTCTTGGATTTAAAGGTGTGCGGGGCTCTATAGTCAGGCTGTATCCAATCCCTCTGATAGTTTTAATAACTCCCTTTTCAATCCCTTGTGCAACCAACTTTTTTCGGATATTAGAAATATGCATATCTAAATTTCTATCTAAGAGATTAAACTCTTTTTCGAGTACGCGTTGTTGTAACGTTGCTTTACTCACAACGTTGTTTTTGTTGTGAATCAAACAATCGAGCAGCTTCGACTCTGTCAGGGTAAAAGGACATTGCTGCATTTTCGCTAAGATCTGCAAGGTAAGATTGTTTGTCATGATAATCTAAGTGATAATTGTTTTTATTTGATTCTATGGTGTTTCACATCAGATTGCATGCATTTTTTTAGGTTAAATTTAAAAATTGCCTTTTTAGCGACTTAAACAACAGTGGAAGTCGTTAAGTACCAACTAACTGATTTAAAGTAACTTATATTTTGAAGCATATGAGTAAATCCCTTCTACAAAAATCAGCTTAAAAAACCCCTAGAATTCAGGTCAATATCTGCTAAGCCTAAATAAGGATGATTTATTTTTACTGGGTATGACTATGAGTGAGCGCAATCAAAATAAAGGCATTTTGGTGTGTGATAGTGATAATGTAAGTTTGAATAATACGTTGAAATGTTTGCATTATATTTGGTCAGGGCACATTGAGGAGTCAACGACTTTATTACGAGCACAGGAAGTGCTGAGCGATCCCAAGCAGCCAATCGACATTTTTATTGTTGAATTAGCAGAGTTTGTTCATATTGATTTAGCGAGTTGGTTATTAGGAACGGGCTTTAAAGGGCATTTAGTGTTAATAAAAAATGAGGATGATACCTTACCTAGCTTTATTCCTAGTGAGCAGTTAACTACGTTACAACGACCAGTTAAGTTAACCGATTTCACAAAAACATGTGCCATTGAGTCGAGTCGCCATTCTGATAAAAAACTCGACGCCTCCTTCTTGAGTGAATTGCTCAATCGCAGAGATGCACTCTCTATAGAGTTTCAGCCACAGTATTTAGCTCGCAGTGAAAAATTATGGGGGTTTGAGTGCCTGACTCGCTTCCAGCATAGTGGTGCAAAGTTTGACACAAAAGAAGTGATTGATGCTTTGGAGCACCATGGTTTAATGGATAAATTTAGCCAAGTTTTTTTCAAGCGTCTCACTGAGGTGTTACCCGCTTTTACGCAGACACGTTTATCTCTGAATTTATCCCTTTATAACATTGAGAAGTATGACTTACTGACAGTGATAAAAAAAATGCTCAGTGAAACAAATATTTCTGCAGATAAAATAACACTTGAGTTTGATGCATCGGCCTACTTTTCATCGTCAGCGCAAGCTATTACGCTGCTATGCGAGCTTAAAGCATTAGGATTTGATATGGCTATTGATGGTTATGAAGGGGACTTGCAAAACTTAAAGGGACTCCCTCTGATGATTGATGAGGTGAAATTGTCCGTGAGCCATGCAAGAAAAACTGGCGGGGGATTTGTTTTACCAGAAATAGAGAACATTGTTCCTTTATCTAAAAATATAGGCACACGAATCGTCTTTGCAGAAATAGAGCAATACCAACAATATAAGCGTGCGCAAAAGATGTCGTCAGAAGCGATTTTACAAGGTTACTATCTAGCACCGCCCGTAGGCTTAAGTGAAGTTGCTGAGCTTCAGTTACATTAGGAGCGGTTGATCTCGCGTGTTTAAGTTTTGTTTTAAATAAAAGCGTTTTTATCGTATTGAGCTGTGTGTTGTCTTGTTCTACATTCTAGGAAAATATTGCTCAACTATGAAAAAGCGCTTTTAGCGTAATCTTTCAGCTGTGTTTGTTTTGTCTGATCGCATCTCAGAGTAACAAGCTTCATCATAAAAGCGCAGCCTTGTATAAACCATCGGCAAACAATTGTGAAAGATCAACATCCCCCTAAAGTGTACAAAGTATTTTAACTTTAATATTTAAAACTAAGTTTTGTCATATATGCACGTCATAGTTCATATTCAGTGTTCTCATATAGATTAGGTTGAATAATTTAACCAAAATAAAGTGGTTTATGGATTTTATGTTGTTAACGATTCGGTTTTTTAGCGCTTTATTTGAAATTTTTATGCTTGATTTGCATTTCGGTGAGTGTTAAAAAGTAACCATATTGTTTAGAGAATACAGTTCACAATGCAAAAGA contains:
- a CDS encoding DMT family transporter; protein product: MVKNQRHAVYYGLAAVLLWSTVATAFKLALNELSSLQLLFFASVFSWFFLACCLFKDKQYMLVLPAFLAHPWRYLKLGSINPFLYYLILFKAYELLPAQQAQALNYTWAITLSILAVPLLGQQLKKADIASLCFAYFGVLIISTKGQVTELNFESPLGVSLALLSTLLWALYWIFNTKNTDKPIISLFICFTIGLPLIAIVMSWQSAWLLPSTTGLFAAMYVGLFEMGITFVLWLIAMKKAENTAKISNLIFISPFLSLIFIYLFLGEQIHPTTPIGLGLIVTGLIIQKVATKKSK
- a CDS encoding efflux RND transporter periplasmic adaptor subunit, whose amino-acid sequence is MKLYILILFVIFPSLLWANPQHSEIERVKPELVLNSVKQNHYVCPMHSHIVKTHPGKCPICGMDLVLIEDNADTQDDQVTVSVSGQMQQSMALTSAKVMRSTLWRYIETFGEINYDENGIYHIHPRASGWIENLQVKTLGEEVKKGQLLYEIYSPDLVVAQDDYISMFQNHQQVADQLKQRGRTRLKLLGMTDKLIDQLETRKQSFFQVPYYAPYDAIVTELSIGEGMFVKPESRIMTLSNLERVWVLADVFEHQMDWVRTGKWAEFDLPAIGVYGAEGQVEYIYPALDEKTRTLKVRLALDNSNHQFKPAMIANVRIYGGPKEEVLNIPVEALIRTEKQNRVIVKVSDTSFRAVEVAIGMITQGRAEVISGLNEGEIVVTSGQFLIDSEANIRSAILKMTTPVNTAHQH
- a CDS encoding efflux RND transporter permease subunit translates to MIQFIISLSLKHKMLVILFALLSVVLGIKAIKDTPLDAVPDLSDVQVIVKTSFPGQAAQIVEQQVTFPLASSLMAVPKAKTVRGFSFFGDSYVYIIFEDDTDLYWARSRVLEYLNQVSAKLPQGAKPALGPDASGVGWIYQYALKDSSGQHHLADLKALQDWFIKFELQSVAGVSEVATVGGMENTYQIVIEPLRLMQYGLTLSQVKLAVEQANLEVGGSVLEMAEAEYMVRSRGYLNSIKDFNRIPLGIMSEQGTPLLLEHVATIRMGPQMRRGIAELNGEGEVVGGIVVMRHGENALKTIAAIKTKLAALQASLPKGVELVTVYDRSLLIERSVETLKTKLIEEIIVVVLVCFIFLLHVRSTLVAAICLPIAVLLGFLAMRAMGINANIMSLGGIAIAIGALVDAAIVMVENLHKHLDEYQQKHAKPASGSEHWLLVRDASLEVGPALFLSLLLITLSFIPVFSLEAQEGKLFAPLAYTKTFVMAAAALLSITLVPVLMGFLVKGKVPKETSNPINRGLIYIYKPLLRGCLKAPWLVVAFSVLVAASSYYPISKMGSEFMPELEEGDLLYMPTTLPGVSIAEAGEILQQTDRLIKTQPEVASVFGKVGRAETATDPAPLTMLETTIALKPKSQWREGMTLEKIIAELESKITFPGLTNAWVQPIKTRIDMLSTGVKTPIGIKISGQDIAQIEAIGQEIEGILAPLSGTRSVYSERAQSGRYIDITPRRLDAAKYGLSISDIQQVIKYALGGANIGEVIQGTERYPINLRYPRRYRDQLESLATLPFVTPSGAWVTLDQIADIEIKEGPAMIKSENGRPIAWTFIDLDPDVVIGEYIEQAQALLEQQLVLPAKYTISFAGQFEYMQRVEAKLQYVIPITLLIIFVILHLAFSSVAQAMLVMLTLPVALAGSVWFVFYLDYQFSVALAVGMIALAGVAAEFGVVMLIYLNQAIKQHSADIVAAIEVGAVQRVRPKAMTVITIVVGLLPIMLGAGTGNEVMQKIAAPMIGGMIVSPLISMLLIPSVFYLLYRGRVIK
- a CDS encoding DUF4198 domain-containing protein; translated protein: MKKSLSLALFVLLSSQANAHDRWILPSHFNVSSDKGSVWVTSDTSASNQVFEYDKPFSADAVIIQTPNGKTDKPASIYQGKRKSVFDYQLTDDGTYKFEYPVKAGSFTRYKVKGEEGVKRKRADKATTKADAPAGAHDFYTKQFVSRVETYVTLNSATRETLAPSGQYLELTPITHPADIVQNEQAVLKFTYDGQPVENLEVEIVADGTMYRNQPNKVSLKSDAQGMVHFTPTQAGRYLLHAEHSIKFTDNKDVDELGSSIFLTFAVGLE
- a CDS encoding DUF2271 domain-containing protein; translation: MKITLPLIIFWCFSISFHANSAMQMNIDLTLPEITQGQYHRPYVAVWIEDSQSKHQTTIALWREDKGFKWLKDIRRWWRKAGRDDKALVDAMTSATRPAGQYQLSWNGLSQNNTPLEPGKYTLLVEVVREHGGRNLVKHPFVLNESFNAQIAPTAETGTITLTYQ
- a CDS encoding PepSY-associated TM helix domain-containing protein: MSKNKFKFSKKTLTLLRAIHVYVSMALLMMMIFFAITGITLNHPQWFDGDGVSHTAQVSLPSYLTALSTTERAQALPHYVASQFAMDFSNADISEEEISIVQKGPGTYKSLLIDLVEGESYFESIEYGFVAILNDLHKGRNSGLVWSWVLDISAILMLLFSITGALLLIPQQRRMKKSLFYMSVATCSCVAIFFIFTP
- a CDS encoding winged helix-turn-helix domain-containing protein codes for the protein MTNNLTLQILAKMQQCPFTLTESKLLDCLIHNKNNVVSKATLQQRVLEKEFNLLDRNLDMHISNIRKKLVAQGIEKGVIKTIRGIGYSLTIEPRTPLNPRS
- a CDS encoding EAL domain-containing protein, translating into MSERNQNKGILVCDSDNVSLNNTLKCLHYIWSGHIEESTTLLRAQEVLSDPKQPIDIFIVELAEFVHIDLASWLLGTGFKGHLVLIKNEDDTLPSFIPSEQLTTLQRPVKLTDFTKTCAIESSRHSDKKLDASFLSELLNRRDALSIEFQPQYLARSEKLWGFECLTRFQHSGAKFDTKEVIDALEHHGLMDKFSQVFFKRLTEVLPAFTQTRLSLNLSLYNIEKYDLLTVIKKMLSETNISADKITLEFDASAYFSSSAQAITLLCELKALGFDMAIDGYEGDLQNLKGLPLMIDEVKLSVSHARKTGGGFVLPEIENIVPLSKNIGTRIVFAEIEQYQQYKRAQKMSSEAILQGYYLAPPVGLSEVAELQLH